Part of the Salmo trutta chromosome 2, fSalTru1.1, whole genome shotgun sequence genome, CATATTTTGAGGAACCCctccaaagatctgcagatcTTCTGAGCTagtggaagaacaaggcctctgtctacccacggcttactaaagtcatgacagagAGACTCTGCATAGTGACCACATACGTTACCactgagagggtcttctcgaaaatagggacaaataattactgagagaagaaaccgcatcagcccctcgaaagtgagtcagcttgcatttctgaatgcaaatctctcataaaagccAAATATCGTCAGCGTcactgtgtgctgctggttataacatggcaataaagaagagagagaaaagagggaccagtttaatgttttaagtgggatgctgcagttttgcacattgttctttatttttctttgatatggtgcaacattctattatgctgttcagattgtattcttTTTGAATGCTTAGATTTATATGCACAATGTTAATATActttaaaaagttatacttttaaATACAAgtgtttaatagcattctttttcataacaaaccaatgcatttttaaatacattgaggTTAAAGTAGAGTATGCTTTCATTTAATAACTTAATTAAAATTGTTTTAACACAGATCATAGTCAAAATATCGCtaactgtttgacttgaaaaaaatacaaaacatagtgTTTTTAAGAGCCGATTGGGAGCCAAAATAGCCGGCACATTGAAAAGAGCCAGAATGTCCATCACTACTCAATATTATGAAAATGATGAACCGGAATGACATTTACGCTAACGGGTGGCCGTAAAGAACTAGCTAAAAGACACGCCTCCAATAAGCCACACCTCTAATCTGACAGTCTCTCACCTCTACAATACATTAATAAAAAGGTTGAAATCCCCCCCAAACCCCTTAACCCCTCACATTACAAAAAGTTTCCAGTTTGAACTTTTACACAGAGGTTCTTCTGAGACCCTTTTCAGAGGGGTCACTCAAGGACCTGCAAATGTTCCGCTGGTGTGGCAAAccaaaaggttcttccaggcAGCTTTACTTCTTAGAGtgtacagtcattattgctcatctttatgaaGGGTGTTAATCATTTCAGGACACCACTGAATGATAATGTACATATGAATGTGAATGCACACGTTTGAcattgtatgtacagtatatgaacaCATTTATCATAATGTAAAATTGTAGGGGACCAATGCTATGATATTATGTTGCATGTTCATTCCTTGATATAGTTTGATACCCAATATTATCCATTGATATCCTTTCATTCATTGATATCTGATATTATGTTGCTTGTTCATTCATTCATGTCCTTGTTTGTTTTCCAGGGGTTAACGTAACGTGTGAAAATCAATCGGTTGTAGCAGGGCAGAACCACAACCTGACATGTAGAGTGGATTACCGTGATGCAGATCAGAATAAGACGGGATGTAAAACTGAACTCTATTTCTGGAAGCATAAATCAAAAACTCCTATACGAATTTGTACAACAGATTGTAACATTACGATAACAACCAAAACCTACTTTTTTGAGATCAAAAATGTTTCCAAAGCTGATGAGGGAAACTACACTTTTTTCATTAACACAGTCTGTGGCAACGGAAATGGCACATTGAATGTTAAAGTTACATGTGAGTACAATGTTAAAATACAGTTACCAGTGTTACATAGGTTAAATGGGTTCATGTGATATGACCAGGAAAAGGTCCAGTAATTCAAATTAAATGTGATAATACAGtattcatatacactgagtgtacaaaacattaggaacacctgctctttccatgacagactgaccaggggaatccaggtgaaagctatgatcccttgttgatgtcacttgttaaatccacttcaatcagtgtagatgaaggggaggagacaggttaaagaaggagttGTATTTATTTAGCCTTGTGATAAATGAGACATGGCTTGTGTATATGtaccattcagaggatgaatgggcaagacaaaaaatgacTGTGcatttgaacgaggtatggtagtaactgccaggagcaccggtttgagtgtgtcaagaactgcaaagcttctgggtttttcacgctcaaaagTTTCCCGTatctatcaagaatggtccaccacccaaaggacatccagccaatttgacacaactgtgggtagCATTGGAGTCaagatgggccagcatccctgtggaaccctttcgacaccttgtagagtccatgccccaacaaatgtaggctgttctgagggcaaaagagggtgaactcaatattaggaaggtgttcctaatgttttgtagactcagtgTATGAATTCCATATGGGGCTTGATACTTTAACATTTGCGCTAACTTCTCTTTATTTTCTCAGTGAGAAATGAGAAACCACAGACTGAAATGAGAAAACAGGGATCGTCACGTCACATAATCGTCATTATCATCACTGTTCTGGGTGTTCTGCTGTTTCTCATCGCTTCTGGTTACGGCAGAAGATTGATGGGTCGACTTAAGTTCCTTGAGAAAAATGACAACGTTGACAAGAGCCCTGAAGCTACCAGAGAGGCCCTAAACCTGGAGCCTGCATAACATTCAGTTCATGGaggagccgtgtgtgtgtgagcgtgttgtGTGCGCGTTAATtattctatccttgtggggacataTCCCACGTCCCCATGAAGACACAGGCTTTTTTAAGCTTAggattagggttacaattagggttaggagttaggtttgggttagtgttagggtaagggttagggaaaatatgacTTTGAATGTAAATAAATGTTAGTTCCCCACAAGGATAAAATAACGTGTGTGTGGCTTGTTAGTAGTTgttttcaaaaatattttttgcaCCAAAGTTAGTGGAATTAGTTTCTGTTTCAAATCACTAATAAGAGTTATTCACTGACTTGACTAGTGTAAATACCACTACAGTACAATGTACATTTATAGTGACTAATGCATTGTTACACATAGCCTGTTCACTACCATACAATAACTGAGAATGTGAATTAATCAATATAAATAATGCTACACAAATATTAAAAAGCCTTAAAGGACAATATTCATCTTTATATTCAACACCAAAGCTGGAAGATAACAGGTCGGTCTGCCTTAACTACATTATCACAACCTTTACTAAGCTTGTTTAAAAAGGCAGTTGGTTTTGgtctgccttcagaaagtattcataccccttaacttactgaattcaaaattgattacatcaatgtattttctcacccatctacacactataccccataaagacaaagcaaaaacatgtttttagaaatgtttactaatttactgcaaatgaaatacagaaatatctcatttacataagtagtcacacccctaagtcaatacgttgtagaagcacctttgacagtgattacagctgttagtctgtctgggtaagtctctaagagctttccacacctggattgttcaaCATTTGCCCAtaattcttttcaaaattcttcaagctctgccaaattggctgttgatcattgctagagaaccattttcaggtcttgccatagattcactgtcttattggtaagcaactccagtgtagatttggccttgtgttattgtccagctgaaatgtgaattcatcTACCAGTGTCTGGTATATTGGATTTGCCTAAAAaattaacactttgtattcaggacaaaaaactTAATTGCTTTGCCATGTTTTTTTCAGTACTAGTATAGTGCCTTGTTtcaacatgatgcatgttttggaatattttttattctgtacaggcttccttttcattctgtcaactattatttatttaccttaatttaactaggcaggtcagttaagaacaaattcttatttacaatgacagcctactcgggaacagtgggttaactgccttgttcaggtgcagaacgacagatttttaccttgtcagctcggggattcaagcCAGGAACCTTTTGGTtaatggcccaacactctaaccactaggcttcctgccgccccaTCAAACTAGTCAAgcttagtattgtagagtaactacaatgtgtttgatccatcctcagtgttctcctatcacagccattacactctgtaactgttttaaagtcaccattagctTCATTGTGAAATCcatgagcagtttccttccagtctgacaactgagttaggaaggacgcctgtatctttgtagtgactggatgtattgatacaccactcAAAGTGAAATTAGTAactccaccatgctcaaagggatattcaatgtctgctttttgctttgttttacccatctaccaataggttccctttaCAAGGcatttggaaaacctccctggtctttgtgcttgaatctgtgtttgaaattccctgtTTGTCCCAGgcaccttacagataattgtatgtgtggggtacagagataaagTAGTCATTTatgaaatcatgttaaacactattattgcacacagagtgagtccatgcaatttattatgtgacttgttaaacaaatgtttactccagaacttatttagacttgccataacaaaggggtttaatATTTTttcactcaagacatttcagattttcatttttaattcatttgtaaatcttttgaaaaacataattccactttgacattatgggctattgtgtgtagaccagtgacccAAACATCTCAGttgaatttatttcaaattcaagctttaacacaacaaaatgtggacaaagtcaaggggtgtgaatactttctgaaggcacggaATCATTTGATGTGTTGTATTATTCTGCAAAACTCACACAAGCAGTGATTTACCACTAAGCTTGTTTTGTAAAATTCATGTAATATTCTGAATGGGAATTTTGTTATGAATATCGCTATTGATTTATGTACAAATACACTTTTGGAAATAACCAGTCTTATTATAATGTTACTTCTATCATATAGAGCTAATTATCTTGTATTTAATTATTATCTACACCAATCATGTATATTTCAGACatcacagtacatacagtagctcACAGGTAGACATTTATTTggatgactcatgtactggaggcagctctgcagagtggtcactagctggcacaacAACAAAGTCataaaacctaaccctaactttaaccctaaatAGCAAATTTGAGATCAACATTTAAATGTAACACTTAATGTGTATATGTGACCCATCAAAATAGTGTTATTAAACAAACACTGTTCAAAGTATTGACAAACTAACACCCCTAGAGCGTTGGTTCCCTAACACCATGGGTGTTGTAAATTCAGACTTTAACACTATTAGAGATGACGCTGCTACACTTTTTAGTTTTATTCCCAAACACAGTATTTTGGGGGAGAGTGTTGGTTTAACACTGTAAGACCATCTGCATTTTTAACTCAAATACTTCTAGTAAGTTCAATGAAAAGTAATTATTACTTAAACTGACTCCAAACTAAATGAGAAagggagggtccagattgtctagccagttgatttgtaggggtccagattttgcagctctttcagaacatcagctatctggatttgggtgaaggagaaatgggggaggcttgggcaagttgctgtggggggtgcagagctgttgaccggtgtaggggtagccaggtggaaagcatggccagccgtagaaaaatgcttactgaaattctcaattatcgtggatttatcggtggtgacaatgcttcctagcctcagtgcaatgggcagctgggaggaggtgctcttattctccatggacattAATTATAGTGTcacagaactttttggagtttgtgctacaggatgcaaatttctgtttgaaaaagctagccattgctttcctaactgcctgtgtatattggttcctaacgtccctgaaaagttgcatatcgcaggggctattcgatgctaatgcagtacgccacaggatgattttgtgctggtcaagggcagtcagatctggagtgaaccaagggctatatctgttcctggttctacattttttgaatggggcatgcttatttaagatggtgaggaaagcacttttaaagaataaccaggcatcctctactaatggaatgaggtcaatatccttccaggatacccaggccaggtcgattagaaaggcctgctcgctaaagtgttttagggagcgtttgacagtgatgaggggtggtcgtttgactgaggaccaattacggatgcaggcaatgaggcaatgatcgctgagatcctggttgaattcagcagaggtgtatttagagggcaggttggtcaggatgatatctatgagggtgcccgtgtttacagatttggggttgtacctggtaggttccatgataatttgggtgagattgaaagcatctatcttagattgtaggactgacagggtgttaagcatatcccagtttaggtcacctaacagtacaaactcagtaattcacatatggtgtccagggcacagctgggggctgagggaggTCTGTAACAAgcgtcaacagtgagagacttatttctggaaaggtggattttaaaaagtagaagctcgaaaagtttgggcacagacctggatagcatgacagaactctgcaggctgtctctggcagttctatcttggcggaaaatgttgtagttggggatggaaatttcagaatttttggtggccttcctaagccaggattcagacacggctaacaCATCAGGGCATCtttgttccattgccatactggctggcaatgtttttatcccttgcttgctaactagccaactacagctaattacatcaaaaagtgcagccagaatgacagcaaagtagctgcatttgttttctagtgacatgtatttggatacatccataacaatgagctaatgaggcacgatttcgtctggcatagaaaatgtgctcactcttcaggacactgttgttcaaaggagctagccaacaacacagctacagtaacacaatcacttcaaactgaagctggaaagactgcaaattagCTGCATTTCGTTTGAcctatatccataaaaattatgacagctgattcatgatttcgactggttGAGAAATGCTGCCTGCCGGTCTGTCTCGTCctgactcccgacacgttcattactacgggacagctggagatcgaatttgaatattgaaatattgaaatgttgcaaatgtcatagagacagacagcaaggtttatacaaatctctgctgttataaactaaatgttagtctaaaagaaatgtgagataatgtctggAATTGATTtgagatgctttttatagtggatatCAAATTGCCTAGCTGGGCTGATGAGACCGTGGATTGCTCAGTCAGATGGAACacagtaaataggcattttaacgtcatagatttagctggtggtaacttgtggaatagacaccgactggaatgcggttttaaccaatcagcattcaggattagacccacccgttgtataaataaATATTATCTCCAGGCCTgagttagggttgcaaagggtcagaaacttTTCGGGAAATTTacggaattttgcttaaatttacgggaattttgcttaaattcagcaaaaaaagttatcttataacagtgaacctttttttgtgggatacacaaggcaattgtggcatattttggttaaactatccccaattcaatggaattgcaatcctctgcatgcacagtctgcaatgttaaataaataaaagtgcattcttccatcacatgtacagttgaTTCTCAAGAttttgcacactaatgagatgctattgagcccacactactacactgtctgagccaaggactacatgcttccTGGCAAGTTtcgattacaatactgggtggggtgaatatattttatatgacatacataatTTCTTTgctaactagtaaatagtagcctacagcaaagtgtgtttaaatcatttctagcttgttctaacttgttaacaatttctgctagtttcctgtttcattttaaaacagttCCTACAAAAGAGTTGTtaaatctaactgcttaactatttatctgtacatggaattgtatttgttgtttttttacaatttttttctaatctttacaggacaatgccacaggcactatctgatgtgtggagacatttcactgcagctaatgcagaaggaaaagctgtgtacatttgcaaatactgtgccaaagatggcgccggagaagaagacTGACGTTTTACGTATCCCaaaccaattgtgtttttttgtttgtttctttgcgtagtttgttactttttttttcttcttattttgtacataatgttgtcgcaactgtctcttatgaccgaaaaaaacttctggacatcaggactgcgattactcaccacggactggcagaatcctttttttcctttaacaagtctgacaagcccgacgtgaatgatatactgcttccGGGGAACAGACCCAGATctccgtgatttgcgtgaagagaaggaaACCCTACAAACAGAATTGGTTTTTTTATCTGGGAATTTTTCAACCCTATTTACGGGCCTGACGTGGCCTGTAAATCATCAGTGTCAGGCCAATAGTAATGTTACGTTTCATAACATGCTCTGAGGCGTGCGTCGAAATTGCTAAGTATCCATCTTCGAAGCAGTTTGCCGATGCGTGTTTCACTTTATCAGAAGCTTCGTTTGATCACATGCTTTTTCAAACTGTGTGTTACAAAATGCGATATCTCACATAAAACTGGGCTTCACTGAGTTCGTTTAATGCAGGACTACCATTTTATGActatgtttcacacacacacacacacacacaccccacatatCCTATTTAAACCTTTACAGTTCAAATCCTTTATTTTCATCCCCTCATCTTTACAGTCAGGACCAGTGTATGGAGTCATAGTGACAGAGAAATGTCAGTGTGGAGGCAGCAACAGAACAGATGCTATGGCCCTGAGGTCATTTCCTATCTGTGGGGACAAATCATCAGTGTCCTAACACCCCTGCAGCTGTATTGGTTAAATTGCATCGATACATAGAGATGGCTGAATGTTATGGTACAATTGATTGCATACAAGGCTCATAGTTTGTGTTTTGCGATAACACCCAGGATGAAAATGAAGGAGAGGGCATGGAGACCAGCATAACatggtgtcatgactgtcctgctCGGCTCAGGTTACCGGGGACCACAATCCTACAGAGAGATCTCTCACACTgcggtgggggggaggggggttagacacctcacgcccattgtaaatctaaggcagcagacaaaattcctttgtcctcttactATGGAGAaccggcctcagaacattaacatGCAATACATGGACTTTGGGACAATGGGTttcgtcagccacaatggtgctAATGACGaaagatggaatatgaaaatgaatgtcatttttgttttgttattaaaagttaatggACGACGTTATAACGAAAGCAGTGTAACTTTAAGAGTTGTCCTAGTATATgcttgatgtttatacattgtacattgggtggaaaatgtccaaatcaaagagaatgttttggtaaagatgaaatgtgtaGTTAGTTGTCTATATTGGATCTGAGTAAAATCCAGACCTTGCCCCGTAACTTGGTATGCCCAGataattgccctaaaggcggaaacgcccacttctgacccgagggtataagacatgtgAGTTTAGAATTAACATGCCAGACAACGTGACccgagctgcagccaaggtctgagtagtcaacgaacccaaaacgcaacacgaggttgaagTCAAAGGAACCCTCTTCTATCCatgctacggatgagtagctgcGTCTAAGAGGGTGAATTCAAGCAGGACCACCCGGTCACCAGTCTCCATCGAATCGTGTATCTACGCTGCTTTCATTCCTACGCTGTGAGCCCTGAGCTACAGGGCtggctgtcctcagaagacccctttcagaacaagggcgaggaaacagaccactaagacaaaggacactgacatcgtgaggacaaccagagagttacaCCAGAGAAGTGCGTCATCCGAGAAGCCTAAACGGTCCACGCGGAGACCCCCATCG contains:
- the LOC115156354 gene encoding uncharacterized protein LOC115156354 isoform X1, translating into MITLRVSISEGYFVFLVANGSLCWMVNSPKLWVFLWTPGKMLLLFLCLGLVTSNVQSRIPGVNVTCENQSVVAGQNHNLTCRVDYRDADQNKTGCKTELYFWKHKSKTPIRICTTDCNITITTKTYFFEIKNVSKADEGNYTFFINTVCGNGNGTLNVKVTLRNEKPQTEMRKQGSSRHIIVIIITVLGVLLFLIASGYGRRLMGRLKFLEKNDNVDKSPEATREALNLEPA
- the LOC115156354 gene encoding uncharacterized protein LOC115156354 isoform X3; translation: MWKRTPGKMLLLFLCLGLVTSNVQSRIPGVNVTCENQSVVAGQNHNLTCRVDYRDADQNKTGCKTELYFWKHKSKTPIRICTTDCNITITTKTYFFEIKNVSKADEGNYTFFINTVCGNGNGTLNVKVTLRNEKPQTEMRKQGSSRHIIVIIITVLGVLLFLIASGYGRRLMGRLKFLEKNDNVDKSPEATREALNLEPA
- the LOC115156354 gene encoding uncharacterized protein LOC115156354 isoform X2; its protein translation is MAEHSEAVSLTPGKMLLLFLCLGLVTSNVQSRIPGVNVTCENQSVVAGQNHNLTCRVDYRDADQNKTGCKTELYFWKHKSKTPIRICTTDCNITITTKTYFFEIKNVSKADEGNYTFFINTVCGNGNGTLNVKVTLRNEKPQTEMRKQGSSRHIIVIIITVLGVLLFLIASGYGRRLMGRLKFLEKNDNVDKSPEATREALNLEPA